In the genome of Pempheris klunzingeri isolate RE-2024b chromosome 11, fPemKlu1.hap1, whole genome shotgun sequence, one region contains:
- the naa10 gene encoding N-alpha-acetyltransferase 10, with amino-acid sequence MNIRNARPEDLMNMQHCNLLCLPENYQMKYYFYHGLSWPQLSYIAEDENGKIVGYVLAKMEEDPDDVPHGHITSLAVKRSHRRLGLAQKLMDQASRAMIENFNAKYVSLHVRKSNRAALHLYSNTLKFQISEVEPKYYADGEDAYAMKRDLAHMADELRKPGVRVSGQEVPSGQSPSGSGDPERESERDSGGESKELSEVSEATESTDVKDSSSDSQ; translated from the exons ATGAACATACGAAACGCAAGG cCGGAGGACCTTATGAACATGCAGCACTGTAACCTGCTGTGTCTGCCAGAAAACTACCAGATGAAATACTATTTCTATCACGGATTGTCCTGGCCTCAG CTATCCTACATTGCAGAGGACGAAAATGGCAAGATTGTGGGATATGTGCTGGCAAAGAT GGAGGAGGACCCAGATGATGTACCCCATGGACACATCACATCCCTG GCCGTGAAGCGCTCCCACAGACGTCTTGGCCTGGCTCAGAAGCTGATGGACCAGGCCAGTCGTGCCATGATAGAGAACTTCAACGCTAAATATGTGTCGCTTCATGTCCGCAAAAG CAACCGAGCAGCCCTGCACCTGtactcaaacacactcaaattCCA GATTAGTGAGGTAGAGCCCAAATACTATGCAGATGGGGAGGATGCATACGCAATGAAGAGAGACCTGGCCCACATGGCCGATGAG CTGAGAAAACCCGGAGTGCGTGTGTCGGGTCAGGAGGTACCGTCTGGCCAGAGTCCATCAGGGTCTGGTGAcccggagagagagagcgagagggacaGCGGAGGAGAGAGCAAAGAACTGAGTGAAGTCAGCGAGGCAACGGAGAGCACAGACGTTAAAGATTCTTCTTCTGATTCACAATGA
- the arhgap4a gene encoding rho GTPase-activating protein 4a isoform X2, producing MTSHVKLWRDRVSVVDYDTQIKEVRCQLVDQLKVLDLQLEQKSQQLQDLTDYLRRRGEIESEYARSLEKLAERFTSRIKRKEPSSHSVAQVWLALLSQTRQESRDHNGLSESCSNFLLQPLTHCLEYTQRLAKKSKDICTQLQDGLLKVTTELQTAWRTYHQYQSDYVSAEGKLKEAEKQEEKQKQSAKKLERLIEKRQGKVQDIYLKCSKARNCYLLNLAAANASMNKYYLKDISTLIDCADVGYHLSLGRVMQAYLSSRWRTQQNLSTGLHQLQDTVSKLDQSQDRDALLQDHYNAFCMPLRFPYQPHDGDQVSEVSAECELETRFKQIQTRLKAVTQETEEASKGMLAAKSSLLENIGDDDLEPGSVSSQEGSSENLTVKPSVARRRASLQEIENLYFTRVKEYLVGSSLVSKLQAKHDLLKVAVEKAEASNGHQPRPNGKSMRVRKNHSSGNLIHNHKLFNGDMLSFIQASGQQIPIVVQSCIHFINLNGLHHEGIFRVPGSQMEVNNLRDAFERGEDPLAEQTCDLDSVAGVLKLYFRCLENPLFPISSTSLLLEHAQIKHEAERASQLKMVICSYPEPIIVVMRYVFAFLHHVSQYSDENMMQPYNLAVCFGPSLIRGAHDDDDVVALQPQINALVKSIILQHESIFPSQSEVQGPVYEKCMTLVQDDCEPIIEEGDVEAEYAHNKDELATGSSADSTTSTSAAPTQKKAECYRANSSGAIDQNRLTARPAEGEVTSSGKLLLQIPIGPQCKPRRVRSPANVRREFQEGSSEDILIQVDKDVCRQMDSVFKELLLRKAAQDPSSVASSLPVQVAQRKGRRDVRRGRGPGLFKASDPLD from the exons ATGACTTCCCATGTGAAACTCTGGAGGGACAGGGTCAGTGTGGTGGACTATGACACACAAATCAAAG AGGTGCGTTGCCAGCTTGTAGACCAGCTGAAGGTGTTGGACTTGCAGCTTGAACAGAAGAGCCAGCAGCTGCAAGATTTGACAGACTACCTACGACGACGGGGTGAGATTGAAAGCGAGTACGCCCGCTCCCTGGAAAAACTTGCAGAAAGGTTCACATCCAGGATCAAGAG GAAGGAGCCCAGTAGTCACTCTGTGGCCCAGGTCTGGCTGGCACTGCTATCCCAGACCCGCCAGGAAAGTAGGGACCACAATGGACTGAGTGAGAGCTGCAGCaacttcctcctccagcccctcacACACTGCCTGGAGTACACACAACGCCTTGCCAAGAAG AGTAAGGACATCTGTACTCAGCTGCAAGACGGACTACTCAAGGTtaccacagagctgcagact gCATGGCGGACATACCACCAGTACCAGTCAGACTATGTGAGTGCAGAAGGGAAgctgaaagaggcagagaaacaagaagaaaaacagaagcagagtgCAAAAAAACTGGAGCGGTTAatagaaaaa AGACAGGGTAAGGTCCAAGACATCTACCTGAAGTGCAGCAAGGCCCGAAACTGTTACCTCCTAAACTTGGCTGCAGCCAATGCCTCCATGAATAAGTACTATCTCAAAGACATCTCTACTCTGATAGAT TGTGCAGATGTAGGGTACCACCTCTCATTGGGTCGGGTTATGCAGGCCTACTTGTCCAGTCGCTGGCGGACCCAGCAGAACCTGAGCACGGGGTTGCATCAGCTCCAAGACACAGTGTCTAAACTGGACCAGAGCCAGGACAGAGACGCTCTCCTGCAGGACCACTATAACGCCTTCTGTATGCCCCTTCGCTTCCCCTATCAGCCCCATGATGGAGACCAG GTTTCCGAGGTCAGTGCAGAGTGTGAGCTGGAGACCAGATTCAAACAGATACAAACCAGACTGAAAGCAGTCACCCAGGAAACGGAGGAG GCCAGCAAGGGCATGTTGGCAGCTAAATCTTCCCTGCTGGAGAATATTGGTGATGATGATCTGGAGCCTGGCAGTGTTTCATCTCAGGAGGGCAGCAGTGAGAACCTGACAGTCAAGCCCAGTGTGGCCCGCCGCAGAGCCAGCCTGCAGGAAATAGAAAACCTCTACTTCACT AGAGTAAAGGAGTACCTTGTAGGCAGCTCCCTGGTATCTAAACTGCAAGCCAAACACGACCTGCTCAAAGTGGCTGTGGAAAAAG CTGAGGCATCAAATGGACATCAGCCCAG ACCCAATGGAAAGTCTATGCGTGTCAGGAAGAATCACTCAAGTGGCAATTTGATACACAACCACAAACTTTTCAATGGAGACATGCTGTCCTTCATACAG GCATCAGGACAGCAGATTCCAATTGTCGTGCAAAGTTGCATTCACTTTATCAACCTCAATG GTCTCCACCATGAAGGGATATTTCGAGTGCCGGGGTCTCAGATGGAGGTCAACAACCTGAGGGATGCATTTGAGCGAG GTGAGGACCCCCTGGCTGAGCAGACATGTGACCTGGACTCTGTTGCTGGAGTGCTGAAGCTCTACTTCAGATGTCTGGAGAATCCCCTCTTCCCCATCAGCAGCACCAGCCTACTCCTGGAGCATGCcc AAATCAAAcatgaggcagagagagcatCTCAGCTCAAAATGGTCATTTGCTCCTACCCTGAGCCCATCATTGTTGTCATGAGATATGTCTTTGCATTTCTTCATCA TGTGTCTCAGTACAGTGACGAGAACATGATGCAGCCATACAACCTGGCCGTGTGTTTTGGTCCAAGCCTGATAAGAGGGGCtcacgatgatgatgatgtcgtCGCCCTGCAGCCTCAGATCAATGCCCTGGTGAAGAGCATCATCCTCCAGCATGAAAGCATCTTCCCCAGCCAGAGTGAAGTACAAGGGCCGGTGTATGAGAAATGCATGACACTGGTGCAGGATGACTG TGAGCCCATCATTGAAGAGGGAGATGTAGAAGCAGAGTATGCCCACAACAAAGACG AGTTGGCAACAGGATCCTCAGCTGACAGCACCACCAGCACGTCTGCAGCAccaacacagaaaaaagcagaatgTTATAGAGCCAACAGCAGCGGTGCAATTGACCAAAACAGGTTAACGGCTAGACCAGCAGAGGGCGAAGTCACTTCAAGTGGAAAGTTATTGCTCCAGATTCCCATCGGGCCACAGTGCAAGCCACGGAGGGTCCGCTCTCCTGCCAATGTGCGCCGAGA ATTTCAGGAAGGGTCTTCTGAAGATATTCTCATTCAAGTAGACAAG GACGTCTGTCGCCAGATGGACTCGGTCTTCAAGGAGCTCCTCCTGCGGAAAGCAGCGCAGGATCCCTCCTCGGTggcttcctctctccctgtccaaGTTGCCCAAAGGAAAGGGAGACGGGATGTACGGAGGGGGAGAGGACCAGGCCTCTTCAAAGCATCAGACCCACTGGACTGA
- the arhgap4a gene encoding rho GTPase-activating protein 4a isoform X1, producing MTSHVKLWRDRVSVVDYDTQIKEVRCQLVDQLKVLDLQLEQKSQQLQDLTDYLRRRGEIESEYARSLEKLAERFTSRIKRKEPSSHSVAQVWLALLSQTRQESRDHNGLSESCSNFLLQPLTHCLEYTQRLAKKSKDICTQLQDGLLKVTTELQTAWRTYHQYQSDYVSAEGKLKEAEKQEEKQKQSAKKLERLIEKRQGKVQDIYLKCSKARNCYLLNLAAANASMNKYYLKDISTLIDCADVGYHLSLGRVMQAYLSSRWRTQQNLSTGLHQLQDTVSKLDQSQDRDALLQDHYNAFCMPLRFPYQPHDGDQVSEVSAECELETRFKQIQTRLKAVTQETEEASKGMLAAKSSLLENIGDDDLEPGSVSSQEGSSENLTVKPSVARRRASLQEIENLYFTRVKEYLVGSSLVSKLQAKHDLLKVAVEKAEASNGHQPRPNGKSMRVRKNHSSGNLIHNHKLFNGDMLSFIQASGQQIPIVVQSCIHFINLNGLHHEGIFRVPGSQMEVNNLRDAFERGEDPLAEQTCDLDSVAGVLKLYFRCLENPLFPISSTSLLLEHARKKIKHEAERASQLKMVICSYPEPIIVVMRYVFAFLHHVSQYSDENMMQPYNLAVCFGPSLIRGAHDDDDVVALQPQINALVKSIILQHESIFPSQSEVQGPVYEKCMTLVQDDCEPIIEEGDVEAEYAHNKDELATGSSADSTTSTSAAPTQKKAECYRANSSGAIDQNRLTARPAEGEVTSSGKLLLQIPIGPQCKPRRVRSPANVRREFQEGSSEDILIQVDKDVCRQMDSVFKELLLRKAAQDPSSVASSLPVQVAQRKGRRDVRRGRGPGLFKASDPLD from the exons ATGACTTCCCATGTGAAACTCTGGAGGGACAGGGTCAGTGTGGTGGACTATGACACACAAATCAAAG AGGTGCGTTGCCAGCTTGTAGACCAGCTGAAGGTGTTGGACTTGCAGCTTGAACAGAAGAGCCAGCAGCTGCAAGATTTGACAGACTACCTACGACGACGGGGTGAGATTGAAAGCGAGTACGCCCGCTCCCTGGAAAAACTTGCAGAAAGGTTCACATCCAGGATCAAGAG GAAGGAGCCCAGTAGTCACTCTGTGGCCCAGGTCTGGCTGGCACTGCTATCCCAGACCCGCCAGGAAAGTAGGGACCACAATGGACTGAGTGAGAGCTGCAGCaacttcctcctccagcccctcacACACTGCCTGGAGTACACACAACGCCTTGCCAAGAAG AGTAAGGACATCTGTACTCAGCTGCAAGACGGACTACTCAAGGTtaccacagagctgcagact gCATGGCGGACATACCACCAGTACCAGTCAGACTATGTGAGTGCAGAAGGGAAgctgaaagaggcagagaaacaagaagaaaaacagaagcagagtgCAAAAAAACTGGAGCGGTTAatagaaaaa AGACAGGGTAAGGTCCAAGACATCTACCTGAAGTGCAGCAAGGCCCGAAACTGTTACCTCCTAAACTTGGCTGCAGCCAATGCCTCCATGAATAAGTACTATCTCAAAGACATCTCTACTCTGATAGAT TGTGCAGATGTAGGGTACCACCTCTCATTGGGTCGGGTTATGCAGGCCTACTTGTCCAGTCGCTGGCGGACCCAGCAGAACCTGAGCACGGGGTTGCATCAGCTCCAAGACACAGTGTCTAAACTGGACCAGAGCCAGGACAGAGACGCTCTCCTGCAGGACCACTATAACGCCTTCTGTATGCCCCTTCGCTTCCCCTATCAGCCCCATGATGGAGACCAG GTTTCCGAGGTCAGTGCAGAGTGTGAGCTGGAGACCAGATTCAAACAGATACAAACCAGACTGAAAGCAGTCACCCAGGAAACGGAGGAG GCCAGCAAGGGCATGTTGGCAGCTAAATCTTCCCTGCTGGAGAATATTGGTGATGATGATCTGGAGCCTGGCAGTGTTTCATCTCAGGAGGGCAGCAGTGAGAACCTGACAGTCAAGCCCAGTGTGGCCCGCCGCAGAGCCAGCCTGCAGGAAATAGAAAACCTCTACTTCACT AGAGTAAAGGAGTACCTTGTAGGCAGCTCCCTGGTATCTAAACTGCAAGCCAAACACGACCTGCTCAAAGTGGCTGTGGAAAAAG CTGAGGCATCAAATGGACATCAGCCCAG ACCCAATGGAAAGTCTATGCGTGTCAGGAAGAATCACTCAAGTGGCAATTTGATACACAACCACAAACTTTTCAATGGAGACATGCTGTCCTTCATACAG GCATCAGGACAGCAGATTCCAATTGTCGTGCAAAGTTGCATTCACTTTATCAACCTCAATG GTCTCCACCATGAAGGGATATTTCGAGTGCCGGGGTCTCAGATGGAGGTCAACAACCTGAGGGATGCATTTGAGCGAG GTGAGGACCCCCTGGCTGAGCAGACATGTGACCTGGACTCTGTTGCTGGAGTGCTGAAGCTCTACTTCAGATGTCTGGAGAATCCCCTCTTCCCCATCAGCAGCACCAGCCTACTCCTGGAGCATGCccgtaaga AAATCAAAcatgaggcagagagagcatCTCAGCTCAAAATGGTCATTTGCTCCTACCCTGAGCCCATCATTGTTGTCATGAGATATGTCTTTGCATTTCTTCATCA TGTGTCTCAGTACAGTGACGAGAACATGATGCAGCCATACAACCTGGCCGTGTGTTTTGGTCCAAGCCTGATAAGAGGGGCtcacgatgatgatgatgtcgtCGCCCTGCAGCCTCAGATCAATGCCCTGGTGAAGAGCATCATCCTCCAGCATGAAAGCATCTTCCCCAGCCAGAGTGAAGTACAAGGGCCGGTGTATGAGAAATGCATGACACTGGTGCAGGATGACTG TGAGCCCATCATTGAAGAGGGAGATGTAGAAGCAGAGTATGCCCACAACAAAGACG AGTTGGCAACAGGATCCTCAGCTGACAGCACCACCAGCACGTCTGCAGCAccaacacagaaaaaagcagaatgTTATAGAGCCAACAGCAGCGGTGCAATTGACCAAAACAGGTTAACGGCTAGACCAGCAGAGGGCGAAGTCACTTCAAGTGGAAAGTTATTGCTCCAGATTCCCATCGGGCCACAGTGCAAGCCACGGAGGGTCCGCTCTCCTGCCAATGTGCGCCGAGA ATTTCAGGAAGGGTCTTCTGAAGATATTCTCATTCAAGTAGACAAG GACGTCTGTCGCCAGATGGACTCGGTCTTCAAGGAGCTCCTCCTGCGGAAAGCAGCGCAGGATCCCTCCTCGGTggcttcctctctccctgtccaaGTTGCCCAAAGGAAAGGGAGACGGGATGTACGGAGGGGGAGAGGACCAGGCCTCTTCAAAGCATCAGACCCACTGGACTGA